One Phaseolus vulgaris cultivar G19833 chromosome 11, P. vulgaris v2.0, whole genome shotgun sequence genomic window carries:
- the LOC137808002 gene encoding large ribosomal subunit protein uL13c, producing MALLCGSTSVPPFLSHKNVVAASTKSSFVGFQLPLPKLTLSSSVRTLLPSNSRIRCQQDSATAAPVTEDPRFACVEPEPRFKGPDIWNKSWYPKAVDHVNTEKTWYVVDATDKVLGRLASTIAIHIRGKNLATYTPSVDMGAFVIVVNAEKIAVSGKKRTQKLYRRHSGRPGGMTVETFAQLQNRIPERIIEHAVRGMLPKGRLGRRLFTHLKVYKGPDHPHAAQKPVDLPIRDKRIQIQK from the exons ATGGCGCTGCTGTGTGGTTCCACTTCTGTGCCTCCGTTTCTTTCCCACAAGAATGTTGTTGCAGCCTCAACAAAATCTTCCTTTGTGGGCTTCCAATTGCCACTTCCAAAGCTTACATTATCTTCTTCAGTTCGAACCCTTTTACCCTCAAATTCCCGTATCCGTTGTCAACAGGACTCTGCTACTGCTGCCCCTGTAACGGAAGACCCGCGCTTCGCCTGCGTTGAGCCCGAGCCACGATTCAAAGGCCCG GACATTTGGAACAAGAGCTGGTATCCAAAAGCTGTAGATCATGTGAATACAGAGAAAACATGGTATGTTGTTGATGCTACAGATAAAGTTCTTGGAAGATTAGCTTCTACGATTGCTATTCACATCCGAGGGAAAAACTTAGCAACCTACACACCCAGTGTGGACATGGGTGCATTTGTAATTGTG GTAAATGCAGAAAAGATTGCTGTATCTGGGAAAAAGAGGACCCAAAAGCTTTATAGAAGACACTCTGGAAGGCCTGGTGGTATGACGGTGGAGACATTTGCTCAGCTGCAAAACAGAATTCCTGAAAGAATTATTGAACATGCTGTTCGTGGCATGCTTCCAAAAGGGAGG CTTGGCAGGAGACTATTCACCCACCTGAAGGTTTACAAGGGCCCTGATCATCCACATGCAGCACAGAAGCCCGTTGACTTGCCAATAAGGGATAAGAGAATACAAATCCAGAAATAG